The following proteins come from a genomic window of Aquabacterium sp. A3:
- a CDS encoding PEP-CTERM sorting domain-containing protein, which produces MSFIQHLSTPSLRTATGVAAALALSALSTPAMATAGQWDSAAAGHNGTGTSASTPWISAPAEGSSYAEWNAIYGYPVDDTPDIAGAGTLTETTGSGFPTSGGNIYGFSGATAFTLDVAGATSGLFDVYLRVSTVGSAASDIATLNGVEATRTITFSEAITGGFGGTEEESLWHWTLDATGPWVFSFTGSAAHMSLDQVAVYATAVTPAVPEPETWALMAAGLLAVGAMSRRRT; this is translated from the coding sequence ATGTCCTTCATCCAACATTTGTCGACCCCCTCCCTGCGCACCGCCACCGGCGTGGCCGCCGCCCTGGCCTTGAGCGCCCTGAGTACACCTGCCATGGCCACGGCAGGCCAATGGGACAGCGCCGCCGCAGGCCACAACGGCACCGGCACCAGCGCCAGCACCCCCTGGATCAGCGCCCCGGCCGAGGGGAGCAGCTACGCCGAGTGGAACGCCATTTACGGCTATCCGGTCGATGACACGCCCGACATCGCCGGCGCGGGCACCTTGACCGAAACCACCGGCTCGGGCTTCCCGACCAGCGGCGGCAACATCTACGGCTTTTCTGGCGCCACCGCCTTCACGCTGGACGTGGCCGGCGCCACCTCGGGCCTGTTTGACGTGTACCTGCGGGTGTCCACCGTGGGCTCAGCCGCCTCCGACATCGCCACCCTCAACGGTGTCGAAGCCACCCGCACGATCACCTTCAGTGAGGCCATCACGGGCGGCTTTGGTGGTACCGAAGAAGAGAGCCTGTGGCACTGGACGCTGGACGCCACCGGGCCCTGGGTGTTCAGCTTCACGGGCAGCGCCGCTCACATGAGCCTGGACCAGGTGGCGGTCTACGCCACCGCCGTGACGCCCGCCGTGCCCGAGCCCGAAACCTGGGCCTTGATGGCCGCCGGCCTGCTCGCCGTGGGCGCCATGAGCCGCCGCCGCACCTGA
- a CDS encoding M48 family metalloprotease codes for MFLPLTHQRPTHLLRSVTCIGVAACVALGGLQPRPAAAQPVGGSTSSINLPDLGDASAAALSPIAERRLGDRIMRSIRQDPAVLDDPLLLEYIGGLWQGLLSAARQRGDLGPELWQSHAWEAFLVRDSSVNAFALPGGYIGVHLGLVAMTRTPDELASVLAHELAHVTQRHIARMIGQQSQMSWVSLASLLLGVLAAGSNPAAAQAVIAGGQAVAIQNQLNFSRDMEREADRVGFGVLVDGGYDPAGMAGMFEQLAQASRLNDDGSYPYLRTHPLTTERIGEARSRVGTSGWGLVRPAVDDVRATRHALMAARARVLMDARQGALQAMMRRQPAADADALTQTATHYGRAVALQRASLHAEAAEALKAARDAARLLPVQAAPVADRVLALAEAEGLIQARQGAQALALLMRQTTGPRLTLDPQARPERLLRAEAVLAASGHDTAQLQTSADQIEAQLSAQAQDATAWLLLARLWQKLGLPVRAVRAEAEAAAALGDLPGAIDRAEGAQRRFRQPDAADTIELSALLSRSRAWQRQQQEDLRDR; via the coding sequence ATGTTCCTGCCCCTCACCCACCAGCGTCCCACCCACCTGCTTCGTTCAGTCACCTGCATCGGGGTGGCAGCCTGTGTGGCCCTGGGTGGCCTGCAGCCCCGGCCGGCAGCGGCACAGCCTGTGGGCGGCAGCACCAGCAGCATCAACCTGCCCGATCTCGGCGATGCGTCGGCCGCCGCCCTGTCGCCGATCGCCGAACGGCGCCTGGGCGACCGCATCATGCGCAGCATCCGTCAGGATCCGGCCGTGCTGGACGACCCCCTGCTGCTGGAATACATCGGCGGGCTCTGGCAGGGCCTGCTGAGCGCGGCGCGACAACGCGGCGACCTCGGGCCCGAGCTGTGGCAATCCCACGCCTGGGAGGCGTTTCTGGTGCGTGACAGCTCGGTGAACGCATTTGCGCTGCCCGGGGGCTACATCGGCGTGCACCTGGGCCTGGTGGCCATGACGCGCACGCCCGACGAACTGGCCTCGGTGCTGGCCCATGAACTGGCCCACGTCACCCAGCGGCACATCGCGCGGATGATCGGCCAGCAATCACAGATGTCGTGGGTGAGCCTGGCCTCGCTGCTGCTGGGCGTGCTGGCCGCCGGCAGCAACCCGGCGGCGGCCCAGGCCGTGATCGCGGGCGGCCAGGCGGTGGCCATCCAGAACCAGTTGAACTTCTCTCGCGACATGGAGCGCGAAGCCGACCGCGTGGGTTTTGGCGTGCTGGTGGATGGCGGCTACGACCCGGCGGGCATGGCCGGCATGTTCGAGCAGCTGGCCCAGGCCTCGCGCCTCAACGACGACGGCAGCTACCCCTACCTGCGCACCCACCCGCTGACCACCGAGCGCATCGGCGAAGCCCGCTCGCGCGTGGGCACCTCGGGCTGGGGGCTGGTGCGCCCGGCGGTGGACGATGTGCGCGCCACCCGGCACGCGCTGATGGCGGCGCGCGCACGGGTGTTGATGGACGCGCGGCAAGGTGCTTTGCAGGCCATGATGCGGCGACAGCCGGCCGCCGACGCAGACGCCCTGACCCAAACCGCCACGCACTACGGACGGGCCGTGGCCCTGCAGCGCGCCAGCCTGCACGCCGAAGCGGCCGAGGCCTTGAAGGCCGCACGCGACGCCGCACGCCTGCTGCCCGTGCAGGCGGCCCCCGTGGCCGACCGCGTGCTGGCGCTGGCCGAAGCCGAGGGCCTGATCCAGGCCCGGCAGGGCGCACAGGCCCTGGCCTTGCTGATGCGCCAGACCACCGGCCCCCGCCTCACCCTGGACCCGCAAGCCCGGCCCGAACGCCTGTTGCGGGCCGAGGCCGTGCTGGCCGCATCAGGCCATGACACCGCCCAACTGCAAACCAGCGCCGACCAGATCGAAGCGCAACTGAGCGCGCAGGCGCAAGACGCCACCGCCTGGCTGCTGCTGGCCCGCTTGTGGCAAAAACTGGGCCTGCCCGTGCGGGCTGTTCGGGCAGAAGCCGAAGCCGCTGCGGCCTTGGGTGACCTGCCCGGCGCGATCGATCGGGCCGAGGGCGCGCAGCGCCGTTTCCGGCAGCCGGATGCCGCCGACACCATCGAGCTGAGCGCCTTGTTGTCCCGCTCTCGCGCGTGGCAACGACAGCAGCAAGAAGACCTGCGCGACCGCTGA
- the moaC gene encoding cyclic pyranopterin monophosphate synthase MoaC, translating to MSELTHFDAQGQAHMVDVSDKPSTVRVAVATGVICMQAATWQRIQSGQAGKGDVLGVARIAGIQGAKRTADWIPLCHPIPLTRVAIEFDHIEAQDAVRLRCSATVQTVGPTGVEMEALVAVQAALLTVYDMCKAMDRGMLITDVGLQEKRGGRSGHWRRDDGSN from the coding sequence ATGTCCGAACTCACCCACTTTGACGCGCAAGGCCAGGCCCACATGGTCGATGTCTCCGACAAGCCCTCGACCGTTCGGGTGGCCGTAGCCACTGGCGTGATCTGCATGCAGGCGGCCACGTGGCAGCGCATCCAGTCGGGGCAGGCGGGCAAGGGCGATGTGCTGGGCGTGGCCCGCATCGCCGGCATCCAGGGGGCCAAGCGCACCGCCGACTGGATCCCGCTGTGTCACCCGATTCCCTTGACGCGGGTGGCCATCGAGTTCGACCACATCGAAGCGCAGGACGCTGTGCGCCTGCGGTGCAGCGCCACGGTGCAGACCGTGGGCCCCACGGGCGTGGAGATGGAGGCCCTGGTGGCCGTGCAGGCGGCCTTGCTGACGGTGTATGACATGTGCAAGGCCATGGACCGCGGCATGCTCATCACCGACGTGGGCCTGCAGGAAAAGCGCGGCGGGCGCAGCGGTCACTGGCGCCGGGACGACGGCAGCAACTGA
- a CDS encoding PglL family O-oligosaccharyltransferase, which translates to MSFNVSASSTLPLSSSTVRPGWPPGWGARSAWLAALAVLLPTLVALHEPPSVTYYNQALAVLGWGVWLWWLGRCWMGRAPHTPGTMRPSIPLSALSAVWLALALQAAAALWASLHGPLPLGLGLMGAGLPMVAGLAMLAGCWSGGDEPGARASRSAFFTALMLAGAVGLLIALIQVFMPGWTDGNVLARPTVPGRAVGNLRQPNHFSSLLVMAAAAAVWLGAQGLRSPRWMAALVAGCIAGVVLTASRTGMVAMALLALWGLLDRSLPGRWRVLLLSSPLLYGMAWLAMAGLSQLHLGVAFAAEARLHDGSDVSSSRFAIWANTLSLIAQHPWQGVGFGGFNAAWTFTPFPDRPRAFFDHTHNLPLHWAVELGLPLAALLTALCAWAWWALVRRLWRAPAVQAPTVGACALMVTTLGLHSLLEYPLWYAHLLLPTAFAWGLGLGSASATASQDGDPGATRRRGAWVLMVGGVATAVAAVWNMVDYRLAADIYAPWTRQVPLAQRIATSQAQPWWGHQADYAAVTSKRLPTPQPADFSRTLMNLIDARLMMAYARALAASGDVDRARAVADRLREFHNPAATAFFDECKVDEAAAARPVMPFQCQPAQRTYRWDQLLPSSRRQ; encoded by the coding sequence ATGAGCTTCAACGTGTCGGCATCGTCCACATTGCCCTTGTCTTCGTCCACTGTCCGGCCTGGATGGCCGCCAGGCTGGGGCGCGCGCTCGGCCTGGCTGGCCGCCCTGGCCGTGCTGTTGCCCACCCTGGTGGCCCTGCATGAGCCGCCCTCGGTCACCTACTACAACCAGGCCCTGGCGGTGCTGGGCTGGGGGGTGTGGCTGTGGTGGCTGGGCCGCTGCTGGATGGGGCGAGCCCCCCACACCCCCGGCACCATGCGGCCTTCGATCCCCTTGAGCGCTTTGAGTGCCGTGTGGCTGGCCCTGGCCTTGCAGGCGGCCGCGGCGCTGTGGGCCAGCCTGCACGGCCCGCTGCCCCTGGGGCTGGGCCTGATGGGCGCCGGCCTGCCCATGGTGGCTGGCCTGGCCATGCTGGCGGGCTGCTGGAGCGGCGGCGACGAGCCAGGTGCCCGCGCCTCGCGCTCGGCCTTCTTCACGGCACTGATGCTGGCCGGTGCGGTCGGTCTGCTCATCGCGTTGATCCAGGTGTTCATGCCGGGCTGGACCGACGGGAACGTGCTGGCCCGGCCCACGGTACCGGGACGCGCCGTGGGCAACCTCCGGCAGCCCAACCACTTCAGTTCTCTGCTCGTGATGGCGGCGGCGGCCGCGGTGTGGCTGGGCGCCCAGGGGCTTCGGTCCCCGCGCTGGATGGCCGCCCTGGTGGCTGGCTGCATCGCGGGCGTGGTGCTGACGGCCTCGCGCACCGGCATGGTGGCCATGGCGCTGCTGGCGCTGTGGGGCCTGCTGGACCGCAGCCTGCCGGGCCGCTGGCGCGTGCTGCTGCTGAGCAGCCCCTTGTTGTACGGCATGGCATGGCTGGCCATGGCCGGGCTCAGCCAGTTGCACCTGGGCGTGGCGTTCGCGGCCGAGGCCCGCCTGCACGATGGCAGCGATGTGTCCAGCTCGCGCTTTGCGATCTGGGCCAACACCTTGAGCTTGATCGCGCAACATCCCTGGCAGGGGGTGGGCTTTGGCGGCTTCAACGCCGCGTGGACGTTCACGCCGTTCCCGGATCGGCCGCGCGCCTTTTTTGACCACACCCACAACCTGCCGCTGCATTGGGCCGTTGAACTGGGCCTGCCCCTGGCGGCGTTGCTGACGGCCTTGTGCGCCTGGGCATGGTGGGCACTGGTGCGGCGGTTGTGGCGCGCCCCGGCCGTGCAGGCACCCACGGTGGGGGCCTGCGCCCTGATGGTGACGACCCTGGGGCTGCACAGCCTGCTGGAGTACCCCTTGTGGTACGCCCACCTGCTGTTGCCCACGGCCTTTGCCTGGGGCCTGGGCCTGGGCAGCGCATCAGCGACGGCCAGCCAGGATGGCGACCCAGGTGCCACCCGCCGTCGGGGAGCTTGGGTGCTGATGGTGGGCGGCGTGGCCACGGCCGTGGCCGCCGTCTGGAACATGGTGGACTATCGCCTGGCCGCCGACATCTACGCGCCCTGGACACGCCAGGTGCCGCTGGCACAGCGCATTGCCACCAGCCAGGCGCAGCCCTGGTGGGGCCATCAGGCCGACTACGCCGCCGTGACCAGCAAGCGCCTGCCCACGCCGCAGCCGGCCGACTTCAGCCGCACGCTGATGAACCTGATCGACGCCCGATTGATGATGGCTTATGCGCGCGCGCTGGCCGCCAGCGGCGATGTGGACCGCGCCCGGGCGGTGGCCGATCGCCTGCGCGAGTTCCACAACCCCGCAGCGACCGCGTTCTTTGACGAGTGCAAGGTCGATGAGGCCGCAGCCGCCAGACCCGTGATGCCATTCCAGTGCCAGCCGGCGCAGCGCACCTACCGCTGGGATCAGTTGCTGCCGTCGTCCCGGCGCCAGTGA